A window of the Luoshenia tenuis genome harbors these coding sequences:
- the purN gene encoding phosphoribosylglycinamide formyltransferase: MPLKRIVVMVSGGGSNMQAVMDGISAGEIPGQIVRVISSAAKAYALERARANGIEAIALPKRYFDSDAACDQARHRAIDEAKPDLILLAGYLGIVPRQTVEKYRGRIINIHPALIPSFCGKGMYGHHVHEAVLAYGAKVSGATVHFVEEGVDTGPIILQDTVPVLQGDDADALAARVLQVEHRIFPLAAKLFLEDKLRVQGRRVWIEE; encoded by the coding sequence GTGCCGCTAAAGCGAATCGTGGTGATGGTATCCGGCGGGGGCAGCAACATGCAGGCGGTGATGGATGGGATATCCGCAGGGGAGATCCCGGGGCAGATCGTCCGGGTCATCTCCTCGGCAGCCAAGGCCTATGCGCTGGAGCGCGCACGGGCAAACGGCATTGAGGCCATCGCCTTGCCCAAGCGGTATTTTGATAGCGACGCCGCCTGTGACCAGGCGCGTCACCGCGCCATCGACGAGGCAAAGCCCGACCTGATCCTGCTGGCGGGCTACCTGGGCATTGTCCCCAGGCAGACGGTGGAAAAATACCGGGGACGGATCATCAACATCCATCCGGCGCTCATCCCCTCGTTTTGCGGCAAGGGGATGTATGGCCACCATGTGCACGAGGCGGTGTTGGCCTATGGCGCCAAGGTTTCCGGCGCTACGGTGCACTTTGTGGAGGAGGGCGTGGATACCGGGCCGATCATCTTACAGGATACCGTACCGGTTTTGCAGGGAGATGATGCCGACGCGCTGGCGGCGCGCGTGCTGCAGGTAGAGCACCGCATCTTTCCGCTGGCGGCCAAGCTGTTTTTAGAGGATAAGCTCCGCGTCCAAGGGCGCAGGGTATGGATCGAGGAATAA
- the purM gene encoding phosphoribosylformylglycinamidine cyclo-ligase yields the protein MAITYEDAGVSVEAGYEAVRLMKQHVAGTLNENVLGGLGSFGGFYSLAKETMKEPVLVAGTDGVGTKLKYAFIMDKHDTIGIDAVAMCVNDIVCQGARPLFFLDYMASSKTQPQKVADIVKGIAEGCRQSGAAIIGGETAEMPGFYNGDEYDIAGFAVGIVDKEKAISGARVQVGDVLIGLPSSGIHSNGYSLVRKLVGEDRAKLDEYNEELGCTWGEEVLRPTKIYVKEILALIEKADIHGIAHITGGGFIENIPRILPKSTHADITLGSWPVLPVFNLLQKLGDIPERSIYNTFNMGIGMVLAVPSSHADEILTLAKDELGIEAYRIGVVAPGQEGVELCR from the coding sequence ATGGCAATAACGTATGAAGATGCGGGCGTCAGCGTAGAGGCCGGTTACGAGGCCGTACGCCTGATGAAGCAGCATGTGGCCGGGACGCTCAACGAGAACGTGCTGGGCGGACTGGGTTCTTTTGGCGGTTTTTATTCTCTGGCCAAAGAGACGATGAAGGAGCCCGTGCTGGTCGCGGGGACGGACGGCGTGGGCACCAAGCTCAAATATGCCTTTATTATGGACAAGCACGATACCATCGGCATTGATGCGGTGGCGATGTGCGTGAACGATATCGTTTGCCAGGGCGCGCGGCCCCTGTTCTTTTTGGACTACATGGCCAGCAGCAAGACCCAACCGCAGAAGGTAGCGGATATTGTCAAGGGCATTGCTGAGGGCTGCAGGCAGTCCGGCGCGGCGATCATCGGCGGTGAAACGGCGGAAATGCCCGGCTTTTATAATGGCGATGAGTATGATATTGCCGGCTTTGCCGTAGGCATCGTGGATAAGGAAAAGGCGATCAGCGGCGCACGGGTACAGGTGGGCGATGTGCTGATCGGCCTGCCGTCTTCCGGTATCCATTCCAACGGCTACTCGCTGGTGCGCAAGCTGGTGGGAGAGGATAGGGCCAAGCTCGACGAGTATAATGAGGAGCTGGGCTGCACCTGGGGCGAAGAGGTGCTGCGTCCCACCAAGATCTACGTCAAGGAGATCCTTGCGCTGATCGAAAAGGCGGATATCCACGGCATTGCGCATATCACCGGCGGTGGATTTATCGAGAATATTCCGCGCATCCTGCCCAAGTCTACCCATGCGGATATCACCTTGGGTTCCTGGCCGGTATTGCCGGTCTTTAACCTTTTGCAAAAGCTAGGGGATATTCCGGAGCGTTCCATCTACAATACCTTTAATATGGGCATCGGCATGGTGCTGGCGGTGCCTTCCTCTCACGCCGACGAGATTTTGACCCTCGCTAAAGACGAGCTGGGCATCGAGGCCTACCGCATCGGCGTTGTAGCGCCCGGACAGGAAGGTGTAGAGCTGTGCCGCTAA
- the purH gene encoding bifunctional phosphoribosylaminoimidazolecarboxamide formyltransferase/IMP cyclohydrolase, whose translation MVKRALISVSDKTGIVELAKSLHDLGIEILSTGGTAKTIAEAGIPVTNVSDVTGFPECLDGRVKTLHPSIHAGLLAMRGNPEHMRQIEELGIEPIDLVAINLYPFKQTIQKPGVTREEAIENIDIGGPTMIRAAAKNWQDVAVMVDPADYAGVLDEIRQNGEVCLETKLRLCYKVFEHTASYDTLISTYLREQVGITFPETLSLTFEKAQDMRYGENPHQNAVFYKEIGKRPGTLADAKQLHGKELSYNNINDTNGALDLLREFSDTTVVAVKHANPCGVASADTVYEAYKAAYEADPVSIFGGIVVTNAQVDEDTAKEMAKIFLEIIVAPSFTPEALAVLTKKKNIRLLELASINQPLAQPAWDMKKVAGGLLVQEMDLKLLGDELKVVTKRQPTEKEMQDMIFAWKLVKHTKSNGIAIAKDGHSLGIGPGQVNRIWAVEQSIERSGEAVKGAALASDAFFPFDDCVKAAAAAGITAIIQPGGSIRDEDSIKACDEAGIAMVFTGMRHFKH comes from the coding sequence ATGGTCAAGCGTGCGTTAATCAGCGTTTCGGATAAGACGGGGATCGTGGAGCTGGCAAAATCGCTGCACGATCTGGGGATCGAGATCCTCTCCACCGGCGGCACGGCCAAGACGATTGCCGAGGCTGGGATCCCTGTGACCAATGTTTCGGATGTAACGGGCTTCCCCGAGTGCCTGGACGGGCGGGTCAAGACCCTGCACCCTAGCATCCATGCGGGGCTGCTTGCCATGCGCGGCAATCCTGAGCATATGCGCCAGATCGAGGAGCTGGGCATCGAGCCCATCGACCTGGTCGCCATCAATCTGTATCCCTTCAAGCAGACCATCCAGAAACCGGGTGTGACCCGGGAAGAGGCCATCGAGAATATCGACATCGGCGGCCCCACGATGATCCGCGCCGCGGCGAAAAACTGGCAGGACGTGGCCGTCATGGTGGACCCGGCGGACTATGCCGGCGTGCTCGATGAGATCCGGCAAAATGGCGAGGTATGCCTTGAGACCAAGCTGCGCCTTTGCTATAAGGTGTTTGAGCATACCGCCTCTTACGATACGCTGATCTCCACCTATTTGCGCGAGCAGGTGGGCATCACCTTCCCCGAGACGCTGTCGCTGACCTTTGAAAAGGCCCAGGATATGCGCTATGGTGAGAACCCGCACCAGAACGCGGTATTTTATAAAGAGATCGGCAAGCGCCCGGGCACCTTGGCGGACGCCAAACAGCTGCACGGCAAGGAGCTTTCCTACAACAATATCAACGACACCAACGGCGCGCTGGATCTGCTGCGCGAGTTCAGCGATACGACGGTGGTGGCGGTCAAACACGCCAACCCCTGCGGCGTGGCCAGCGCGGATACCGTATATGAGGCCTATAAGGCGGCCTATGAGGCCGACCCGGTCTCCATCTTCGGCGGTATCGTGGTGACCAATGCGCAGGTGGATGAGGATACGGCTAAAGAGATGGCCAAGATATTCCTGGAGATCATTGTGGCGCCCTCCTTTACGCCGGAGGCGCTGGCCGTGCTGACCAAGAAAAAGAATATCCGCCTGCTGGAGCTGGCCTCTATCAACCAGCCGCTGGCGCAGCCCGCATGGGATATGAAAAAGGTTGCCGGCGGCCTGCTGGTCCAGGAGATGGATCTGAAACTGCTGGGGGATGAGCTGAAGGTGGTCACCAAGCGCCAGCCCACCGAAAAGGAAATGCAGGATATGATCTTTGCTTGGAAGCTGGTCAAGCACACCAAGTCCAACGGCATCGCTATCGCCAAGGATGGCCATTCCTTGGGCATCGGCCCCGGTCAGGTCAACCGTATTTGGGCGGTGGAGCAGTCCATTGAGCGCAGCGGCGAAGCCGTTAAGGGCGCGGCGCTGGCCTCGGATGCTTTCTTCCCCTTTGACGATTGCGTTAAAGCCGCGGCGGCCGCTGGCATCACTGCGATCATCCAGCCGGGCGGGTCGATTCGGGATGAGGATTCCATCAAGGCCTGCGACGAGGCGGGCATCGCCATGGTCTTTACCGGCATGCGCCATTTTAAACATTAA